The proteins below come from a single Candidozyma auris chromosome 3, complete sequence genomic window:
- the TPD3 gene encoding protein phosphatase 2A structural subunit TPD3 has protein sequence MEEFNDDFYPLALLMDELKHDDVSNRVEAMQKLDSIAIALGPERTLHELLPFLNDVAQDDEEEVFAVLAGKLGDFIPLIGGHQNAEPLIHILAILGAMEEPIVRDTAVESLNKIAPELTDDELNSLFLELIRSLSQGDWFSKKVASCGLYKSVVVRVDAQLRRELLMLYNSLVSDDSPMVRRSAAKHLPGIIDTLTEYTREHPNSNKKVDDNDLEIISKMFHHLINDAQDSVKLLSIDVLVAILEYFYFVQDRSHNSDCLVSALKLIKDDSWRVRYAAADKFSNIANNFKDSEADLLRLIDPFIGLMKDNEGEVRKAIAKQLPDFCKLLPNPELIESKIIPVVDELSQDPHENVRASLASTVTGLSSILSNQSTTDSLLPIFLTMLKDEFPDVRLNIISSLSVVNETIGIKMLSTNLLPAITELAQDTKWRVRLAIIEYIPKLATQLGVEFFNKELLPLCTSWLWDPVFAVRDAAVNNLKELTTIFGSQWAEESIVSQILSIRDEKIDEEESNNEPVNFSNFIIRITCLFAVTKLIPVLEPSVIIKKILPFIHSLIADPVPNLRFNVAKSYAVAAETLVKSGSSEAAKVIETEIIPNVNVLINDSDVDVRYYGQKSLDSIKQLTA, from the coding sequence ATGGAGGAATTCAACGATGATTTTTACCCATTGGCGTTGCTAATGGACGAGTTGAAGCATGATGACGTGTCGAACCGTGTGGAGGCAATGCAAAAGCTCGATTCCATTGCTATAGCGTTGGGCCCTGAGAGAACTCTTCATGAATTGCTTCCCTTCTTAAATGACGTTGCTCAggacgacgaggaggaagtcTTTGCTGTTTTGGCTGGCAAACTCGGAGATTTCATTCCGCTTATCGGCGGTCACCAGAACGCGGAGCCTTTGATCCACATCTTGGCCATCTTGGGCGCCATGGAAGAGCCCATCGTGAGAGACACTGCAGTAGAATCGCTAAACAAGATTGCCCCCGAATTAACAGAtgatgagctcaacagTCTTTTCTTGGAGTTGATTCGCTCGTTGTCACAAGGTGACTGGTTCTCAAAAAAAGTAGCCTCGTGTGGCCTCTACAAATCTGTCGTTGTCAGGGTTGATGCACAGTTGAGAAGAGAATTGTTGATGCTATACAATTCCTTGGTGAGCGACGATTCTCCTATGGTCCGCAGATCTGCAGCAAAGCATTTACCTGGTATCATCGATACGCTTACAGAGTACACCAGGGAGCACCCTAACTCCAACAAGAAAGTTGACGATAACGACTTAGAAATCATAAGCAAGATGTTCCACCATCTAATCAACGACGCACAAGACTCGGTTAAGTTATTGAGCATTGACGTTTTGGTGGCTATTCTCGAATACTTTTACTTCGTTCAGGATAGGTCTCACAATTCTGACTGTTTGGTTAGTGCCTTaaagttgatcaaggacgACAGCTGGAGAGTCCGTTATGCCGCTGCAGACAAGTTCTCAAACATTGCCAATAACTTCAAGGATTCCGAGGCGGACTTGTTGCGCCTTATTGATCCTTTTATTGGCTTGATGAAGGATAATGAAGGTGAAGTAAGAAAGGCCATTGCCAAACAATTGCCAGACTTCTGCAAATTGTTGCCTAATCCCGAACTCATTGAATCAAAGATCATTCCGGTCGTTGACGAATTGTCTCAAGACCCTCATGAAAACGTGAGAGCATCCTTGGCCTCTACCGTGACAGGACTTTCGTCTATTTTATCTAACCAGTCTACGACAGACAGCTTATTGCCAATATTCTTGACAATGTTGAAAGACGAGTTTCCTGATGTAAGACTCAACATCATCTCCAGCTTGTCTGTTGTGAATGAGACCATTGGCATCAAGATGTTATCTACTAATTTATTGCCTGCCATCACAGAATTGGCCCAGGACACTAAGTGGAGAGTTCGTTTGGCAATCATCGAATACATTCCTAAGTTGGCTACCCAACTTGGCgttgagtttttcaataAGGAGTTATTGCCCCTTTGCACATCGTGGTTATGGGACCCAGTGTTTGCAGTTAGAGATGCTGCTGTGAACAAcctcaaagagctcacgACTATTTTTGGCTCTCAATGGGCAGAGGAACTGATTGTGTCACAGATTCTTAGTATAAGAGACGAAAAaatcgatgaagaagagtctaATAACGAGCCAGTGAACTTTTCAAACTTCATCATAAGAATTACCTGTCTTTTCGCTGTCACCAAGTTGATTCCAGTTCTTGAACCATCTGTAATTATCAAGAAGATATTACCATTCATCCATCTGTTGATCGCGGACCCTGTTCCAAACCTTCGGTTCAACGTTGCCAAATCATATGCGGTAGCTGCAGAGACTTTGGTCAAGAGCGGATCGAGCGAAGCAGCAAAGGTGATCGAAACGGAGATCATTCCAAATGTCAATGTTCTTATCAACGATTCAGACGTTGATGTGAGGTATTATGGGCAGAAGAGCCTTGATAGTATCAAGCAGTTGACAGCCTAA
- a CDS encoding putative phosphomutase, which yields MSTLPDGIDVFNSTIKTDDRNAYKNALAEHADWNHWSFEVVDGFFKQSLPETDETTFDYFKENFGRIKSWDQTFKELDQLNEEADDDTVYKLFFLGRHGQGFHNLANLKYGEKEWNRHWSRVCGDGEITWAPDPELTDLGISQAKDNSNQIAIEKKDGMRLPSKYYSSPFRRSVDTLIGTWEEHVNIKEVAPLIKEDFRETIGIHICDKRSPRSVIEKKYSGRGFQIEDGFEEEDIYFKNDYREKVWEQALRMNGSFNYIFDNTDRKKDSFVSITSHSGSIRTQLMVLGHRAFAIGTGGMIPVLVKAKKLDEKGLTKIIM from the coding sequence ATGTCGACTTTACCAGACGGAATCGACGTGTTCAACTCGACCATAAAAACAGACGACAGAAACGCCTACAAGAATGCCTTGGCGGAACACGCTGACTGGAACCACTGGTCGTTCGAGGTGGTGGACGGTTTCTTCAAGCAGCTGTTGCCAGAGACTGACGAAACCACATTCGACTACTTCAAGGAGAATTTCGGCAGAATAAAGCTGTGGGATCAGACGTTCAAGGAGCTCGACCAGCTCAACGAGGAAGCAGACGACGACACAGTATAcaaactcttcttcttgggccGCCACGGGCAGGGTTTCCACAAtttggccaacttgaagtacGGTGAGAAGGAGTGGAATAGACACTGGCTGCGTGTATGTGGCGACGGAGAGATCACATGGGCTCCAGATCCAGAGCTCACGGATTTGGGCATCTCCCAGGCCAAGGATAACCTGAATCAGATCgccattgagaagaaagacgGGATGAGGTTGCCTTCCAAGTACTACCTGTCTCCGTTCCGTCGTTCTGTCGATACACTCATAGGAACCTGGGAGGAGCACGTGAACATCAAGGAGGTGGCTCCATTGATCAAAGAAGATTTTAGAGAAACGATTGGTATACACATTTGCGATAAGAGATCGCCTAGAAGTGTAATAGAGAAAAAGTACTCCGGCAGAGGCTTCCAGATCGAGGATGGCtttgaggaggaagatATTTATTTCAAAAATGACTATAGAGAGAAAGTGTGGGAGCAGGCCTTGAGAATGAACGGACTGTTTAACTACATTTTCGACAATACCGACAGGAAGAAAGATCTGTTTGTCAGTATCACCTCGCATTCTGGATCCATCAGAACACAATTGATGGTTTTAGGACATCGTGCATTTGCCATTGGCACTGGAGGGATGATTCCTGTTTTGGTGAaggcgaagaagttggatgAAAAGGGACTCACAAAGATCATTATGTGA
- the ISA2 gene encoding Isa2p has translation MALHTRVRFYSTESGKTLKSSSFALPKEAQGEFDDFKKTKLVSGKTGLKIAITDRAKDKLAQIAKDDNNPDSALRIKVESGGCHGFQYNLELTNLSEELKKESDLLVFEREDAKSAKVIFDESSLEILQDSRIDFTKELIGTSFKVVDSPYTSTSCGCGASFDFDFEKLHAAKG, from the coding sequence ATGGCATTGCATACTAGAGTCCGATTCTACTCGACAGAATCTGGCAAGACTTTAAAGTCGTCCTCATTTGCTCTACCGAAGGAAGCACAGGGCGAGTTTGacgatttcaagaagacaaagcTTGTATCTGGAAAGACTGGTTTGAAGATTGCAATCACGGATCGTGCAAAAGATAAGTTGGCGCAAATCGCCAAGGATGATAATAATCCTGACTCAGCATTACGGATCAAAGTTGAAAGTGGTGGATGTCATGGCTTCCAGTATAATCTAGAGCTTACGAACCTCTCTgaagaactcaagaaggagagtgATTTGCTAGTGTTCGAGAGAGAAGACGCTAAGTCTGCAAAGGTCATCTTTGACGAGTCGTCGCTCGAAATTCTCCAGGATTCGAGGATCGATTTCACAAAAGAACTCATAGGCACGTCATTCAAAGTCGTTGACTCGCCATACACATCTACATCTTGTGGCTGCGGAGCATCGTTCGATTTTGATTTCGAGAAGCTTCACGCTGCAAAGGGCTAA
- the PMT2 gene encoding dolichyl-phosphate-mannose-protein mannosyltransferase PMT2, whose translation MPPSGVNVDTNSSVRSRKTRSAASGSSLKNEASAEDYAESKYEESTTNALLKLESWLAPLVFTVASFLLRAYRISVNNHVVWDEAHFGKFGSYYLRHEFYHDVHPPLGKMLVGLSGYLAGYNGSWDFPSGEAYPEYIDYTKMRLFQVLFSGLCAPVAYFTCKEIGFSLLSTWLFTTMVTFELSYVTLGKFILLDSPLLFFTTATVLAFSRFNNFNTPNKEFSRKWWKWLLITGVCIGCTMSTKMVGLFVTTLVGIYTVVDLWNKLGDKSISWKKYLFHWAARIVALIIVPFCVFLVSFKIHFDLLYKSGTGDANMSSLFQANLENSDVGGGPRDVTIGHSYVTLKNQGLTGGLLHSHVQTFPEGSKQQQVTTYSHKDSNNNWIFQRARGLPYYEPETNKEPEYVLDGMTVRLMHPMTGRNLHTHEIAAPLSKSEWEVAAYGNLTIGDLKDNWIVEIMESHGKEDSLKLHPLTTSFRLKSAALGCYLGVPGNSLPQWGFRQGEVVCFKNPFRKDKRTWWNIENNRNEILPDAPEDFKLPRTNFFKDFIQLNLAMMATNNALVPDDDKQDDLASKFWQWPTLHSGIRMCSWASDKVKYFLIGSPATTWPSTFGVVLFCFITLYHLIRWQRQINDFADPHKLKTFLMGGIYPMFGWGLHFMPFVIMGRVTYVHHYLPALYFAMLVFVYEVDAFTAPLKRSTTPAKRAAYFAVYAVLHVAVIGTFWYFRWIAFGMEGPKEDWKHLDLLPSWRVANDNYV comes from the coding sequence atgccACCTTCGGGAGTCAATGTGGATACAAATTCCTCAGTGCGCTCGAGAAAAACCCGTCTGGCTGCTCTGGGGTCTTCATTGAAAAACGAGGCGTCTGCTGAAGACTACGCCGAGTCGAAGTATGAGGAGTCCACCACCAACGCTCTACTCAAGTTGGAGAGCTGGTTGGCCCCCCTTGTTTTCACTGTGGCTTCGTTTCTCTTGAGGGCATACAGAATCTCTGTCAACAACCACGTTGTGTGGGATGAGGCCCATTTTGGCAAGTTCGGCTCCTACTACTTGAGACACGAATTCTACCACGACGTCCACCCTCCTTTAGGTAAGATGCTCGTGGGTCTTTCTGGTTACCTTGCCGGCTACAATGGCTCCTGGGACTTCCCTTCCGGCGAGGCGTACCCTGAGTACATTGACTACACCAAAATGAGACTCTTCCAGGTGTTGTTCTCGGGCTTGTGTGCGCCAGTGGCCTACTTCACATGTAAAGAGATTGGCTTTTCGCTTCTTTCCACTTGGCTTTTCACCACCATGGTCACCTTCGAGCTATCCTACGTGACCCTTGGCAAGTTCATCTTGCTTGACTCTCCGCTTTTGTTCTTCACCACCGCCACCGTGTTGGCCTTTTCCcgcttcaacaacttcaataCCCCCAACAAAGAGTTCTCCCGTAAATGGTGGAAGTGGCTCTTGATAACTGGTGTGTGCATTGGCTGCACCATGTCCACCAAGATGGTAGGTTTGTTCGTCACCACCCTTGTAGGTATCTACACTGTGGTTGACTTGTGGAACAAGCTCGGTGACAAGTCCATTTCTTGGAAGAAATATCTCTTTCACTGGGCTGCTAGAATTGTGGCATTGATCATTGTGCCCTTCTGTGTCTTCTTGGTGTCTTTCAAGATACACTTCGACCTCTTGTACAAGTCCGGTACCGGTGATGCCAACATGTCTTCCCTATTCCAGGCCAACTTGGAAAATAGCGATGTTGGTGGCGGTCCAAGAGACGTTACCATTGGCCACTCCTACGTCACGctcaaaaatcaaggtTTGACGGGTGGCTTGTTGCACTCGCACGTTCAAACCTTCCCTGAGGGCTCCAAGCAACAGCAGGTGACCACGTACTCACACAAGGACTCTAATAACAACTGGATATTCCAAAGAGCCCGTGGTCTCCCTTACTATGAGCCAGAAACTAACAAGGAACCTGAGTACGTTCTTGACGGTATGACTGTCAGACTTATGCACCCAATGACAGGAAGAAACTTGCACACCCACGAAATCGCTGCTCCTCTTTCCAAGTCCGAATGGGAAGTTGCCGCTTACGGCAACTTGACCATTGGTGACCTCAAGGATAACTGGATTGTGGAGATCATGGAGTCTCACGGTAAAGAGGACTCTTTAAAATTGCACCCATTGACCACATCCTTCAGATTGAAGAGCGCTGCTTTGGGCTGCTACTTGGGTGTTCCTGGTAACTCATTGCCTCAGTGGGGTTTCAGACAAGGTGAGGTAGTCTGTTTCAAGAACCCATTCCGTAAGGATAAGAGAACGTGGTGGAATATCGAGAATAACAGAAACGAGATCTTGCCAGATGCCCCTGAGGACTTTAAATTGCCAAGGaccaactttttcaaggacTTCATTCAGCTCAATTTGGCCATGATGGCCACTAACAACGCCTTGGTGCCGGACGATGACAAGCAGGACGACTTGGCGTCTAAGTTCTGGCAGTGGCCAACTTTGCACTCTGGTATCAGAATGTGCTCCTGGGCAAGCGACAAAGTCAAgtacttcttgattggCTCTCCCGCAACCACCTGGCCCTCGACTTTCGGTGTCGTCTTGTTCTGCTTCATCACTTTATACCACTTGATCAGGTGGCAGAGACAAATAAACGATTTTGCCGACCCACATAAGCTCAAAACATTTTTGATGGGCGGTATCTATCCTATGTTTGGTTGGGGCTTACACTTCATGCCGTTCGTTATTATGGGCAGAGTCACCTACGTTCACCACTACTTGCCCGCATTGTACTTTGCTATGTTGGTGTTTGTCTACGAGGTCGATGCCTTCACCGCTCCTTTGAAGCGCTCCACCACGCCAGCTAAACGTGCTGCTTACTTTGCTGTCTACGCTGTTTTGCATGTTGCTGTAATCGGAACATTCTGGTACTTCAGATGGATCGCGTTCGGCATGGAGGGTCCCAAGGAAGACTGGAAAcacttggacttgttgcCTTCGTGGAGAGTTGCGAACGACAACTATGTCTAA
- the FCR1 gene encoding Fcr1p, with product MSSPDHHRKKRIGKACDSCRIKKTKCDGRKPCSRCIADNRICSFTDKRKNKEKSHPPGYVDLLETRVELLTRSLEKIIHLSEPHLPWLAKLMESARSEHAKLSPVDEDTDKREGYVPINEVVDHLISEHSLLKNLPVDWEASSSMFTGASRRNLPRRETVTTQKTRNSSRGLTRKTLRRTATRE from the coding sequence ATGTCGTCGCCAGATCACCACCGCAAAAAACGTATAGGCAAGGCTTGCGACTCGTGCCGTATTAAAAAGACCAAATGTGACGGTCGCAAGCCATGTCTGAGGTGTATCGCCGATAACAGAATATGCTCCTTCACAGATAAGCGCaagaacaaggagaagagcCATCCGCCGGGTTATGTAGACTTACTCGAGACAAGAGTTGAGTTGCTCACCAGGctgttggagaagatcatcCATTTGCTGGAACCACACTTGCCCTGGCTTGCGAAGCTCATGGAGCTGGCACGGCTGGAGCATGCGAAGCTACTGCCTGTTGACGAGGACACAGATAAAAGAGAAGGTTACGTGCCAATCAACGAGGTTGTGGATCATTTGATCTCAGAACATAGCCTTCTAAAAAATTTGCCTGTGGATTGGGAGGCACTGTCGCTGATGTTTACAGGAGCATCTCGAAGGAACCTCCCAAGGAGAGAGACAGTGACAACACAGAAGACGAGGAATTCGTCACGCGGCTTGACCAGGAAAACCCTCAGGCGCACGGCCACAAGAGAGTAG
- the TDH3 gene encoding glyceraldehyde-3-phosphate dehydrogenase (phosphorylating), with amino-acid sequence MAINIGINGFGRIGRLVLRVALTRKDINVVAVNDPFIAPDYASYMFKYDSTHGQYNGDVKTDGDNLVIDGHKIAVFGEKDPAAIPWGKSGVDYVIESTGVFTKLDGAQKHIDGGAKKVIITAPSADAPMFVVGVNEDKYNGETIVSNASCTTNCLAPLAKVVNDTFGIEEGLMTTVHSITATQKTVDGPSHKDWRGGRTASGNIIPSSTGAAKAVGKVIPELNGKLTGMSLRVPTVDVSVVDLTVRLKKSATYEEISAAIKKASEGELKGILGYTEDAVVSTDFLGSNLSSIFDQKAGILLSPTFVKLISWYDNEFGYSTRVVDLLEHVAKN; translated from the coding sequence ATGGCTATTAACATCGGTATCAACGGTTTCGGCAGAATTGGCCGTCTCGTGCTCAGAGTCGCCTTGACCAGAAAGGACATCAACGTCGTTGCTGTCAACGACCCTTTCATTGCTCCTGACTACGCTTCGTACATGTTCAAGTACGACTCCACCCACGGTCAGTACAACGGTGATGTTAAGACCGACGGCGACAACTTGGTCATTGACGGCCACAAAATTGCCGTTTTCGGTGAGAAGGACCCTGCTGCCATTCCATGGGGTAAGTCTGGTGTCGACTACGTCATTGAGTCCACCGGTGTCTTCACCAAGCTCGACGGTGCCCAGAAGCACATTGATGGTGGTGCCAAGAAGGTCATCATCACTGCTCCTTCTGCTGACGCTCCAATGTTCGTTGTTGGTGTCAACGAGGATAAGTACAACGGCGAGACCATTGTGTCCAACGCCTCCTGTACCACCAACTGTTTGGCTCCATTGGCCAAGGTTGTCAACGACACCTTCGGTATCGAGGAAGGTTTGATGACCACCGTCCACTCCATCACCGCTACCCAGAAGACCGTTGACGGTCCTTCGCACAAGGACTGGAGAGGTGGTAGAACTGCCTCTGGCAACATTATCCCATCTTCTACCGGTGCTGCTAAGGCCGTCGGTAAGGTTATTCCAGAATTGAACGGTAAGTTGACCGGTATGTCCTTGAGGGTGCCAACCGTCGATGTTTCCGTTGTCGACTTGACCGTcagattgaagaaatctGCTACTTACGAGGAGATCTCTgctgccatcaagaaggccTCTGAGGGTGAGTTGAAGGGCATTTTGGGCTACACCGAGGATGCCGTTGTCTCCACCGACTTCTTGGGCTCCAACTTGTCCTCCATCTTTGACCAGAAGGCTGGTATCTTGTTGTCTCCAACTTTCGTTAAGTTGATCTCTTGGTACGACAACGAGTTCGGCTACTCCACCAGAGTCGTTGACTTGTTGGAGCACGTTGCTAAGAATTAG